A single region of the Nomia melanderi isolate GNS246 chromosome 12, iyNomMela1, whole genome shotgun sequence genome encodes:
- the Utx gene encoding utx histone demethylase isoform X2 has product MLKVHADFDAALKHLTLALIDATTPASFSKLEIKFHIAHLYEVQGKYRLAKEHYEALLKEKTLPSHLKADICRQLGWMYHVVDCTVLGITRQQKQAIAIHCLQKSIEAEPKSGQSLYLLGRCLAASGKVHDAFIAYRNSVEKSEGNADTWCSIGVLYQQQNQPMDALQAYICAVQLDKSHSAAWTNLGILYESVSQPKDALACYVNASRGNNNTPNCTGSLAGLGGAKSGGNTPMNPSLQQRINFLQSHLSQAPMPSVATKRRQLPSIEEAWNLPISAEMSSRQQQQQQPSSGPGYKYGNTPSGPPPPYPQGQGQNLNTKRFKPGEEPVSPGSQQRPPPFYLSSQQLQMLQFLQQNHGSLTPQQQGLFAQLQHQYRSMQQHQQQLRLQQQQAAQRGLRPGQPGYPTGYNHTQLGQPGVIKNYGIPQQPLQQGGTVALQTGFSDSNVGYNTAATGNSQTPGMPYKSASDPNFPQRQMASGQYNQYQPNQYTAQGYTQISSTTSNYPEGSAGNKDLGVTDQELQALLSQKDIATSLAEDLLKHFGSEDLDVKEEAPSIMNNGTLSSGPFSPSNLEENTEKVKEVKLEKVEDTQPSSTSKLETYEKSNTKTPTPVETVKCEATSSTNKIESVARVEPVLKLESLCESQPEQKLSIDMDAKTIIEACKGQGLKGVPNCSILSDRSPPPAPPDPPSQRLTKEQLLPQTPSVYLENKKDAFGPQLQEFCLKHPIAVIRGLAAALKLDLGLFSTKTLVEANPDHGIEVRTQMQQTSDENWDPVMGRKVWGCISHRSHTTIAKYAQYQASSFQESLKEEREKAQGIHTSNLSDSDSKDSTGAVRRKKNAFGLAGRPGAKMLRFGTNVDLSDERKWKPQLQELMKLPAFARVVSAGNMLSHVGHVILGMNTVQLYMKVPGSRTPGHQENNNFCSININIGPGECEWFAVPDAYWGVICALCERNNINYLHGSWWPSLEDLYEENIPVYRFLQRPGDLVWVNAGCVHWVQAVGWCNNIAWNVGPLTARQYQLAIERYEWNKLQSFKSIVPMVHLSWNLARNIKVSDPRLFELIKNCLLRTMRQCCLILEFVKSKGVEVRFHGRGKNEASHYCGQCEIEVFNILFIREQEKRHVVHCMDCARKQSPSLEGFVCLEEYRMRDLMDVYDGFTLHMSLTTSSSAQSSQSS; this is encoded by the exons GATGGATGTACCACGTGGTTGACTGCACCGTGCTGGGCATAACGAGACAGCAGAAGCAAGCAATAGCTATTCACTGCCTTCAAAAGTCTATTGAGGCGGAACCGAAGAGTGGCCAAAGCCTTTACCTGCTGGGACGGTGCCTCGCTGCTTCTGGAAAAGTTCATGATGCATTTATCGCTTACAG AAACTCCGTGGAAAAATCCGAAGGCAATGCTGACACATGGTGCAGCATAGGCGTTCTGTACCAGCAGCAGAACCAGCCTATGGACGCTTTGCAAGCCTATATATGCGCAGTACAGTTAGATAAATCTCACTCGGCTGCGTGGACTAATCTGGGCATTTTGTACGAAAGCGTTAGCCAGCCTAAAGACGCACTAGCTTGTTACGTCAACGCATCCAG agGTAACAATAATACACCAAATTGCACGGGCTCACTGGCGGGCCTGGGTGGCGCTAAGTCCGGTGGTAACACCCCGATGAACCCATCTCTTCAACAGAGGATAAACTTCCTGCAGAGTCACTTGAGCCAAGCACCGATGCCTTCCGTCGCCACCAA gaGGCGGCAATTGCCGTCTATAGAAGAGGCTTGGAACTTACCCATCAGCGCTGAGATGTCTAGCaggcaacaacaacaacaacaaccttCAAGTGGCCCAGGTTACAAATATGGTAATACACCTTCTGGCCCTCCACCTCCTTATCCGCAAGGGCAAGGACAGAATCTTAATACAAAAAGATTTAAA CCGGGGGAAGAACCAGTATCACCTGGGTCACAACAAAGGCCACCACCATTTTATCTTTCATCACAACAGTTACAAATGCTACAATTTCTTCAACAAAATCATGGAAGTTTAACGCCACAGCAGCAGGGTCTGTTTGCTCAATTGCAGCATCAATACAGATCTATGCAACAGCACCAGCAGCAACTTAGGCTGCAGCAACAACAAGCTGCACAAAGAGGTTTAAGGCCTGGACAACCTGGTTATCCTACTGGATATAATCATACACAGTTAGGACAACCTGGTGTCATTAAGAATTATGGAATACCTCAACAACCG TTGCAACAAGGTGGAACTGTTGCATTACAGACAGGATTCTCGGACTCCAATGTTGGTTATAACACCGCAGCAACCGGAAATAGTCAAACACCAGGAATGCCTTACAAATCTGCCTCTGACCCGAATTTTCCTCAGAGACAAATGGCATCTGGTCAGTACAACCAATACCAGCCTAATCAATATACCGCTCAGGGTTACACACAGATTTCATCAACAACGAGTAACTATCCGGAAGGTTCTGCAGGGAACAAAGATTTGGGAGTTACGGATCAAGAACTACAGGCACTGTTATCACAGAAGGATATTGCAACTTCGTTGGCGGAAGATCTTTTGAAACACTTTGGTTCTGAAGATTTGGACGTGAAGGAGGAGGCGCCAAGTATCATGAATAATGGTACTTTAAGCTCGGGTCCATTCTCACCGTCGAACTTGGAAGAAAATACCGAGAAAGTCAAGGAAGTGAAACTGGAGAAAGTGGAGGATACCCAACCATCGTCCACATCAAAATTGGAAACATACGAGAAAAGTAACACGAAGACACCAACTCCCGTAGAAACTGTGAAATGTGAAGCGACGTCTAgtacaaataaaatagaatcgGTTGCTCGGGTTGAGCCGGTGCTCAAATTGGAAAGTTTATGCGAGTCTCAACCTGAGCAGAAGCTTAGTATAGACATGGACGCTAAAACTATTATCGAGGCGTGCAAGGGTCAAGGACTAAAAGGTGTACCGAATTGTTCCATTTTAAGCGATCGTTCGCCTCCACCGGCGCCACCGGATCCACCAAGTCAGAGGTTAACCAAGGAACAGCTCTTACCGCAAACTCCTAGCGTTTACTTAGAGAATAAAAAAGATGCGTTTGGCCCACAGCTgcaagaattttgtttaaagcATCCAATAGCTGTGATTCGTGGTCTAGCAGCTGCTCTGAAATTAGATCTGGGTTTGTTCTCGACGAAGACGTTAGTAGAAGCCAACCCTGATCACGGTATTGAAGTCCGAACGCAGATGCAGCAAACTAGCGACGAGAATTGGGATCCCGTGATGGGAAGAAAAGTTTGGGGCTGCATAAGTCATAGGAGTCATACGACCATTGCGAAGTACGCACAGTACCAGGCTTCAAGCTTTCAGGAAAGCTTGAaggaagagagggagaaagcTCAGGGTATACATACCTCAAATTTATCTGACTCGGACTCTAAGGACAGTACTGGTGCTGTCAGGAGAAAGAAGAATGCTTTTGGATTGGCTGGTCGGCCGGGAGCAAAAATGTTGCGATTTGGGACCAATGTAGATTTATCGGATGAAAGAAAATGGAAGCCTCAACTGCAAGAATTGATGAAGTTACCAGCATTTGCTAGAGTTGTATCGGCTGGAAATATGCTGAGCCATGTTGGTCATGTTATTTTGGGAATGAATACTGTTCAGTTATACATGAAG GTACCTGGTAGCAGAACACCTGGCCATCAAGAGAATAATAACTTCTGCTCCATTAATATCAACATCGGGCCTGGAGAGTGTGAATGGTTTGCAGTGCCTGATGCATATTGGGGTGTAATTTGTGCTCTTTGCGAGAGGAATAACATCAATTACCTTCATGGTAGTTGGTGGCCTTCTTTAGAAGATCTGTATGAGGAAAATATTCCTGTATATAGGTTTCTACAAAGGCCTGGTGACCTTGTCTGGGTTAATGCAG GTTGTGTACATTGGGTTCAAGCTGTCGGTTGGTGTAACAATATTGCCTGGAATGTGGGTCCTTTGACTGCTCGTCAATATCAATTGGCAATTGAACGTTACGAATGGAACAAATTACAGTCATTCAAGTCTATTGTACCAATGGTGCACTTATCCTGGAATTTAGCCCGAAATATCAAAGTGTCGGATCCCAggttattcgaattaattaaaaattgcctcctaaggacaatgagACAGTGCTGCTTAATATTAGAGTTTGTGAAAAGTAAGGGTGTAGAAGTACGGTTTCACGGACGGGGAAAAAATGAAGCGTCACATTACTGCGGGCAATGCGAG ATTGAAGTTTTCAACATCTTATTCATAAGAGAACAAGAAAAACGACATGTAGTGCATTGCATGGACTGCGCACGAAAACAGTCTCCATCCCTAGAAGGATTCGTTTGCTTAGAAGAGTACAGAATGCGCGATTTAATGGACGTTTATGATGGATTTACTTTACACATGTCTCTAACTACTTCCTCCTCTGCTCAGTCTAGCCAGTCCTCCTGA